One region of Actinomycetota bacterium genomic DNA includes:
- a CDS encoding integration host factor: protein MSVPFLSDEEKRSALKSAREIRKKRSEIKKLLKSCKVKLLELLEEKSMYFMVAKDMRVSDLIRSLPGFGDIRVSRILNELKISPRKKLGGLGHRQKSRLLDYFQEINSGT, encoded by the coding sequence ATGTCAGTACCTTTCCTGTCTGATGAAGAAAAAAGATCTGCACTGAAAAGTGCCAGGGAAATCAGAAAAAAAAGATCCGAGATAAAAAAATTATTAAAGTCTTGCAAGGTCAAGCTACTGGAATTGCTTGAAGAAAAAAGCATGTATTTTATGGTGGCAAAAGACATGAGAGTATCAGATCTGATAAGGTCGCTTCCCGGTTTTGGCGATATAAGAGTGAGCAGGATTTTAAATGAACTAAAAATAAGTCCAAGGAAAAAACTCGGCGGTCTTGGCCACAGGCAGAAATCCAGACTTCTCGATTATTTTCAGGAAATAAATTCCGGAACCTGA
- the gmk gene encoding guanylate kinase, which yields MKKTKKGKLFVVSGPSGVGKSSLVKDALAELKNFDKSISVTTRAIREGEIEGRHYCFISEADFKDLINKDELIEWADYCGNYYGTLKKTVMDSIEKGKNLILVIDVNGAMQVKKTIKDAYLIFITTSDFFQLEKRLKRRQTENIKSIEERLKKAKEELMYEKHYDCIIVNNNYNEALKNLKYVLISKAEGEFDEHTEC from the coding sequence ATGAAAAAAACAAAAAAAGGAAAGCTATTTGTTGTCTCCGGGCCTTCAGGAGTCGGAAAGAGTTCGCTTGTAAAAGATGCACTTGCAGAACTCAAGAATTTTGATAAATCCATATCTGTTACAACGAGAGCCATAAGAGAAGGTGAAATTGAAGGCAGGCATTACTGCTTTATAAGCGAGGCAGATTTTAAAGATCTTATAAACAAAGATGAACTGATCGAATGGGCAGACTACTGCGGCAATTATTACGGCACTCTCAAAAAAACTGTTATGGACAGTATTGAAAAAGGAAAGAATCTGATCCTTGTAATTGATGTGAACGGAGCCATGCAGGTTAAAAAGACAATAAAGGATGCATACCTGATTTTTATAACAACGTCTGACTTTTTCCAGCTTGAGAAAAGACTGAAGAGAAGACAGACTGAAAATATAAAAAGCATTGAGGAAAGACTTAAAAAAGCAAAAGAAGAATTAATGTATGAGAAACATTATGATTGCATAATAGTCAATAATAACTATAATGAAGCTTTAAAAAATTTGAAATACGTCTTAATTTCAAAAGCAGAGGGAGAGTTTGATGAGCATACCGAATGTTGA
- a CDS encoding orotate phosphoribosyltransferase, which yields MIKIVQQNTKSDLLTILKETGAIMEGHFKLTSGFHSRHYLQCAKLLQYPEKTYKVAQEIPGIIGKSISESANTIISPAIGGILFGFMAAYVMGKKMIFAERKTDRMELRRGFEISEGENIIIAEDVITTGGSVKEIINICNEKKANIKAVVSIVNRSENASFGEIPYYYLIKFDIEKYDPSDCPLCRNNIELNYPGSKK from the coding sequence ATGATCAAAATAGTACAGCAAAATACGAAATCAGATCTCCTGACCATATTAAAAGAAACAGGGGCTATTATGGAAGGTCATTTTAAGCTGACCTCTGGTTTTCACAGCCGGCACTATCTTCAATGCGCAAAGCTTCTGCAGTATCCTGAAAAAACTTATAAAGTGGCTCAGGAAATACCCGGAATAATTGGAAAAAGTATTTCTGAGAGCGCCAACACAATAATATCGCCTGCAATAGGAGGCATATTATTTGGTTTTATGGCTGCTTATGTTATGGGTAAAAAGATGATTTTTGCAGAAAGAAAAACTGACAGGATGGAACTGAGAAGAGGATTTGAGATAAGCGAGGGAGAAAATATCATAATTGCTGAAGATGTTATTACCACCGGCGGCTCTGTAAAAGAAATAATTAATATATGCAATGAAAAAAAAGCAAATATAAAAGCAGTTGTGTCAATTGTGAACAGATCGGAAAATGCAAGTTTCGGGGAAATACCTTATTATTATCTGATTAAATTCGATATAGAAAAATATGATCCTTCGGATTGTCCTTTATGCAGAAATAATATAGAGTTGAATTATCCAGGCAGTAAAAAATAA